Sequence from the Cydia fagiglandana chromosome 8, ilCydFagi1.1, whole genome shotgun sequence genome:
tatgacgtccgactttcaatccggaggtcgcgggttcaaattcAAATCCTGACTCGtcccaatgagtttttcggaacttatgtacgaaatatcatttgatatttacccctagcttttcggtgatggaaaacatcgtgaggaaacctgcataaatCTGCGAAGAATTTCAAAGGATTATTTGAAGtacccaatccgcattgggctagcgtggggactacagCCTAAgctctctcgcgcatgagaggaggcctgtgccgtGTGTGTGCTGTGTCACACAGCCTGTGTGGAAGaatttttattctttattcgtTTAACATTATAATATGaaatatctggaagaccgagcttcgctcggaaaacatataaaaactcaaaaatgcgcgttttcccagggaTAAGACCTAGCTGGATCGATTTAACGCCCCCGGAAATccctatatagcaaatttaatcgaaaccgttagagccgtttccgagagatccccaaaatatataTAGAATAAATGTATATAAATTGTTCGTTTCAAGGTATAAGatatactagctgtgcccgcggctccgcccgcgtggaattcggtttgtgttagtaagctgctaaatatataaaaaatagtaaattacattacgctgtatttttttattcaaaaaattataacatttataatcctgcatgataatttttcttattgtttcatactttttagagcgcgatttgtagtagtcctactacgcccgactcttttagtatgagaaagtcgaagtcgcctagctttggaccgcgtgcagtgcgccacatacgtcgggcaattcccgactcttttagtatgagggcgccgaaggagcccggctttggaacgcattcagcgcgccacgtgcgtcgggcgtagcccgacgctttgagtatgagggtgccttcggctcccaactttggcaagcgtacacgtgtcacgtacgtaggcttacgcccgacgctttgagtatgagggaggcgccggctttggaacgcgtacagcgtattacgtacgtcggtctacgcccgacacttttagtatgagggcgccgaaggcgcccggctttggaacgcgtacagcgtgccaggtgcgtcgggcgtagcccgacgctttgagtatgtggtgtgggtgccttcggcgcccaactttggcaagcgtacaatgtgtcacgtacgtcggtctacacccgactcttttagtatgagggcgctgaagacgcccagctttgaaacgcgtacgttacgcccgacgctctgagtatgagggcgccacgcgccctgctttggaacgcgtacggcttgtcacgtacgtcggtctacgcccgacacttttagtctgagggtgccgtaggcgcccggctttggaacgcgtacagcgcgccaggTACGttgggctactcccgacgctttgagtatgagggcgccttcagggcgccgaaggcgcccggctttggaacacgcacagtatgtcacgtacgtcggtctacgcccgactctttgagtatgaggtcgccgaaggcgcccggctttggtaaccgtacagcgtgtcacgtacgtgtcttttagtatgagaaagtcgaagtcgcctggctttggaccgcgtgcagcgcgccacgttgtcGGGCTATGCCAGatgcttttagtatgagggcgccgaaggcgcccggctttggaacgcgtaaagcgcgacacgtacgtcgagttaagtccgaagcagtgccggttTAAGATACAGTGCCAACCACTTAAATAGCCTCACCTATATATTgtgagtattataattatacgtgATAATTTTTACGCGAAAAATTTTCGagtaaaaaacgcaattttacttttagacccaaccaggcgcgaatccaggatttcatacaaagaagggatgggacagttttctattagcctagcttcgcatagggctcgatatttaagggtttcagcgaggttgttttcatgtaTAGAAGATGCAagaaaattattcaattaaatttgttgatgtccgtaccccctcatctaaacttagagttaatttggcaaaaaccttcctcggtggctattcatgtcactacgtattaaattcagcgccatctgttagtttaccagggtactcaatagtggtagcatatatttgaaaaaagtttgcccctccttcctaagtagcgccataagattcagaggcaaacttaaatcaagcgagtgttttggctacccccccttttaagggttgaatttttatagcctataacctggccggagattttctcgacagattagtaaagtttgcatcaaaatccgttcagccgttttcacgtgatgcgcgttcaaataaacagacaaacagataaacagacaaacagacaaaaattctaaaaactgttggaacgtgttctgttatcgattctaagtatccccagccaacttttttccaaatatcttccatgtacagactttcgaccctctacagctttattatatgtatagatagatagatatatatatatatagcaaatttcttcgaaatcgttagagaccggcaaatattaataaataatattatatttttttagaggacattcttacacatatCAATCTAGACTCAAACTAAGTAAAAATTTTACTATGGGCGCTAATGCTACgatatacttacatacttattagtacctatacataatatatacatagataGTAGACATATCCCTTTCAATTAACAAAAAATTGTTTCATGGTCCAATTTCCTGTTCACTTTTCAGTAAATAAATGAGAGAATAAACAGAATGCAGACTCGCTTTGTAAAAGGAGACGTGCAATTTGTAAATGAACAGGAAACAGCATTTGTATGGAAATGCGAGCTGTATTGAGACTATTGAGTGCCTTTAGGGAAAATTAGCTTCCGCTCTcccttttaataattttttggcaaatatttcatttttggtacaagcttttatcgctgactgtacttttcttacgacagacaattAATAATCATCGacacaattctaaaaacccctaacacaattaggttgcgttgtttcatcacagagttcctatggccacctcctgtctccatcatcagatcagctcgatggtaccataatattgcattatcatccgatttatacatgcatgcaaaatttaagctcaatcggaaactgggaagtggatcaaatttaacttgcaagatttgatgaCAGATAACGGggcaggtgaaactaaataaaagcttgtaaaaactttACGCCATCGTAAAACATCACCGCTGTGCTTCTCGTAATAAGTTTTAGGCCAGTCGCTCATTGGATAGGAGTGTCTTGTCTATTCCGCCACACTGACATCTGACAACTGACACTGACAATTTTATAGCACATTTCCGGGTAAGTACAGACAGCAGCTGAAGTTGCtatgcgggcgaggtgttcaaaataatcttgacgcgactttttttgttaagagcgtgtcaaggtaattgtgaacacctcgcgcgcttagcaacttctgctgctgactggacCTAAGGTACCTAAGGTAATTACGTAGCgtcaatatatatttaaatacctacttgttCGTTCAGCAATGCAGTGTGTAAATACAATACGGGCAATATATTAAACCAGTCAAACCAGATATAGAACTTATCCACAGTGGTGAAACAAGGCCCGCGGGCGGTCGAACGCAAACATAACCTTGAAGTTACATACCTCGTTACATTACAAACATAAATGCGTACCCTTAAGTATCGTATATTAAATTGTATGTATCGTATATTCAATAGTACCCTGCATACCACAGCAATATTATTTGTCCAGGACCGGTCCTACCGCGTAAGGCGACAGAGGGGAAAGAAGGCAGCGGGGGACGGCCCCGCGCCAGAGCCTATACAACCACCAAGACGAGCGCGCGCGCGCAtccctaaaaattaaaatagaaatagttcAGCATGTAACTTTCCAAGAAATAAATGTTAATAGCAAGAATCTGCAGTTTTCATCACCAACAAAAGTGGCGACCGTGACAGGACACATAAGAAATGAAGAAGCACACTACATGTTAAACGAAAACCCGTTATTTAACGGCCATAATTTGAACTTCGCCATACGACGCATCGACGAGCTGGGCTGGATATTATGCGACATAAGTGAATAGTGGTACCTACGGCGCGGCGAGTCAGCATTATTACAGATGAGTAGCCCAATCCTTTCATTTATTTCCTAAATATTCCCTCTTCAAGTTTGTGTGATCGGCGAGTTTGATTACGAGTGTGTAACACTAATATTCTTTGTGCACTAAGTGTCGTGTTAATCTAGAAGTTAATTTCTTTTTTGCATGTACACCACGGTGCTTACATATTTTTACGTGGTTTAGCTCTTAATATTTTTAAGCAAGTGCAATATTTCCACTTCGCTAGCCCTTTATAAAAGTGCTTACTTAAATCAAGCACTGCTTAATGCTATGGTGGTAAATAAATGCttaaatactttaattttatagctaaacgcTTAATTTGCACGTAAatatatacattataaataGAAGCGCAGCGTTTTCGtgacattaaaaatataatttatcgtTCTTTATTTGCAAAAAGGCTTCTCAAActcgtaatttatttatttatcttaaaattactttatttctaaAAGCAAAATATCTTTATGCCCGTATAAGTTGCTCGATACTTTATTTCTTCGCTTAAAAGTAAAATCAATcgtaaacataattataataaaaccaTTTTGCTAATTATTTTCGCCGAACATTCCAGGCGGACCGCTTACGTAACCGGCTAGTGGCCGTTGCTACCTGCATTGTCATCGTGCACTGTGAATCGCACGGCGCGGCACCGTGTCTCAGCGTGTCGAGTCGCTCGCGTTATCAGAGCGCACGTCACGCGGCACTGTGTCTCACCGTGTCTACACGACGCGCAACTGCTACTTCGTTTTAACTGGTTTGATGCACATTTTACTTTGCTCAACTCATTAATTACGTTACGTTTTTAGCTTTAAAAATGGTTGACACTCCTGGCGTTGATCCTGGTGGAAAGAAATTGAAAGAGTTAACTAAATTACGGGGCACTATTAAGGGTCGTTTAACACGATTTAAAGATTATGTTTCTGTCTTGAATGCATGTAAACAAGAGGAAATAAATGACTTAAAACTTAAAGAATTGAAATTTCGTTTAGAACGAATTGAAAACTTGTTGTTTGAGTTTAATGAGGTTCAGTCTCAAATTGAAATGTTTTCGTCTGAGGAAGATGACAGTGAGGTGGATAATTTTGAAAGCGTTTTTTATAGCACTTTATCTTTAGCTCAGCATATACTGGATTCGCGTCTTAAAGTTCATGAAGAAAAGGAAGGGAGCCTTCACTCTGCTCGCTCCTCATGTTCAAATACgtgtagtcatcatcatcataactcaAATATCAAACTACCCACTATAAAACTACCTACTTATGATGGAAATTATTTGAAGTGGCTTGAATGTAGAGATACTTTTGAGTCGTTAATTCACTCCAATGATTCCATATCGGACATAAATAAATTCCATTACTTGAGGTCATCATTGGAGGGAGGTGCGGCTTTAATAATCAAATCATTAGAGTTTAGCTCAAAAAATTATACTGTTGCGTGGGATTTAGTACGTGAACGATATGATAACAAAAAGGTTCTTATCAATAACCACTTAAAAGCGTTATTTGAAATAGAAGGCATCTCAAGTGAGTCTCACAAAGCAATACGGTTCATGATAGACTATGTGTCAAAAAACTTACGAGCGCTTGATACTCTAGAGCAGCCCACGGACAAATGGGATGTTCTCATTATATACTTAGTGTCTACTAAATTAGATGCAACTACCTTCACTAAATGGGAGGAACATAAAAATACGTTCAAGGACTTACCGACCTTATCCGATTTTATGCAGTTTTTGCGTAACCGTGCTGATATTCTTGAGACCATGGCGATCAGCAGAAGCGACAAACGCGATAGTAAAcctaatttctttaaaaataatcAGAAACCTGAACCTAAAAACAAAGAATACCCtcataataaaacattaaaaagttTTGTTGCCTCTGCTAGCGCCAAACCGACATTTTCGTGTCCATTTTGTAATCAGCAGCATCGGATTATAGATTGTCCTTCCTTCAAGCAGCTGTCACCTGAAAAAAGATGTGATGAAGTTTCTAAATTAAAACTTTGTTCCAATTGTCTGCGCAGGGGTCACGCAACAAATGAATGTCGGATTTTGGGTACATGTAAGACCTGCAAAAGCAAACATAATACATTATTGCATGTAGATAGTTACAGACCTGAAACAAGTACTACCGTAAATCATTGTAGCTACGCACCTGTGTCCCTGCCGGCCTGTTCTTCGGGTGAAGTTGTCCTTGGCACCGCCATAATCAAAGTCATAAATCctaaaaataatagtacttacCTTGCACGTGCGTTCCTCGACGGGGGTAGTCAACCATGCTTCATCAAGACAGACCTGAAAGAAAAACTAGGATACGTTAGTAATGGTACAAATACATCATGTGTATTCGGATTAATGAAACAGCAAACTCCAATATATGATAGTTGCGAAGTGACGATACAATCATGTGTAAATGATTTCGGTACACGTCTTAAATGTCTAGTGGTTCCTGACATCACAGGGACACTCCCTAATCCCCAATAAATGTATCAGAACTTAACTTACCTGATAACCTTCAACTGGCGGATCCTCACTTCTTCCGCCCTTCCAAAATTGATATACTTATAGGTGCAGAGTTGTTCTATGATCTCTTGTGCTATAACAAAATAGAGCTAGGCCCAGAAAAGCCGCTGCTTGTCGAAACCAGGTTAGGTTGGATGGTGGCAGGTCGTCGTTACATTTCCGATCTGCAACCAAAGCGACAAGAATATTGTAACTTCACTAAAGAAATCAGTGATCAACTGGCAAAGTTTTGGAGCCTTGAAGAAGTTCCAACCACAAAACCAACTTTGTCCGCTGATGACGAGTTCTGTGAACGCTACTTTACTGCAACTACGAAGCGCCTTGATGATGGTAGGTTTTCAGTGTTCATGCCCTTTAAAGAGACTCCAGAGGTAGCTCTTGGTGACTCTTACAGCATGGCTGAAAAGCGCTTCTACAGTCTTGAGAAAAAACTTAATAAAGATCCTCACTTTAAAAATGAGTATTGCAAATTTATTCGTGAATACGAGGAGCTAGGTCACTTAACTGAGATTAGCAGGCCTCAATTCGGGTACTTTATGCCCCACCACGCTGTGATTCGCGAACGCAGCGAAACTACGCGCTTGCGCGTTGTTTTTGACTCGTCAGCGAAATCATCCTCAAACAAGTCACTTAATAGCATTCAGCACGTTGGCCCCGTAGTCCAGGATGAGTTGTTTAATATACTCATTCGCTACCGCCAGCATAAGTACGTGTTGTCTGGAGACATTCAAAAAATGTATAGACAAATCATGATAGATGAGTCACAAAGACATCTCCAGCTTATTTTATGGAGAGAGCAGGATAACATGCCTCTTAAAACTCCGCAGCTGAACACAGTGACATACGGCACTGCATGTGCACCTTACTTAAGCACCCGGTGCCTGGTTCAGTTAGCAATGGAATGTTCTGATCCTGTCGTGTCTAAGGTAATAAAAAACGACTTTTACGTCGACGACCTCTTGACAGGTGCCGCGACGGAGGGCGAACTAGCTCACATCCTAAAGTCGGTTACCGAGGTCCTTAACTCTGCTGGTCTtcctatacataaatttaagACAAATTGTCCAAAAATATTTCAGGAAGCTACAGAATCTGACTCTCATAATTTGTCAAAAGAGTCAAGTGTACTGGGAGTACTGTGGGCACCTAGTACTGACACTCTCAGATTcgaaataaacataaacaaagatgAACATAAAGTCACCAAACGCATAATTCTATCGAATACCTGTAAGATCTTCGATCCTTTAGGTTTGCTAAGCCCGTGCACAATAACACTTAAAATTCTGTTACAGAAGCTTTGGGAACTTAAATTAGAATGGGACGCAGAGGTGCCAAAGAGCATAAAAAAGACGTGGGATAGGATCATTAAAAACTTAGACGTGTTGCTTGCACTTTCAATCCCCAGGTCTGTTCTGTGCGCTTGCCCTGTCTCCACAGATCTTCATTCGTGTCGTGCGTTCGTTTCGTGGATGCCTCACAAGACGCGTATGCTGCTTGTGTGTATTTACGCTCAACTGATGATGAAGGCAACGTAAGCATCCACCTATTATGCGCCAAAACGCGCGTTGTTCCCTTGAAACCTGTTACGATTCCCAGGCTCGAATTATGTGCTGCTCTTTTAGGAGCGCGGCTTGCAACAAAGGTTTGTGAAGCTTtgcggtgtaaagttaactcaAAAACGTTTTGGTCTGACTCGTCAATAACCATAGGATGGATTAAAACTCAGCCGAAACTCTTAAAGACTTTCGTTTGCAACAGAGTTAATGAAATCCATGAATTGACAGAACGCGAATCATGGAGACATATACCGACTCACCTGAATCCAGCGGACATGGCTTCTCGAGGCGTTGAACCTAGCGCGCTTGTTGATTCTGCGCTGTGGTGGAACGGTCCTAAGTTTCTGTCAAAACCTGAATCTGAATGGCCTCAGCAGCTTACTGGGCATTCAGAAACCCAATTGCCTGAAATTAAAGTTCATCATGTCCGAAATGATAGTCCAAAATTCGTAAAATTCGAAAATTTCTCGAATCCTTTACGCCTTCAGCGAGCATTCGCATATGTTTACAGGTTCATAAACAACTGCAGAAGTCATAAAAACAAAacggtgggttctcttaatgaAACTGAACTTCATCAATCTCTTACCTTCCTTCTTAAAACCGCTCAGCAGGAGTCCTTTGGATTTGAGATAAATGCACTTCAAGGACACAAGTCGCTTAAAAGATCCAATGTTCTGCAATTATCTCCCTTTATTGATGAAAAGGGACTGCTGCGAGTAGGTGGTCGGTTAAAACACGCGAACCTTAATTACGATGCCAAGCACCCTATTCTATTGCGATCAAACCATCGTCTTACCAAAATCCTGATGTCAAGTGAGCACTTAAGATTATTCCATGCTGGTCCTCAATTGCTTCTCAGCTCTTTCAGAGAAACATACTGGCCTATTGGCGGAAGAACACTAGCTAGAAGCATTGTGCATAAATGCGTCACTTGTGTCAGGATGAAAGGTAGGACGATGGCACCATTAATGGGTAATCTACCTACGACTAGGGTGTCTCAATCTTATCCTTTCCAGGTTACTGGAACCGATTTTGCTGGCCCTTTCATGATTGCCAGCAAAACAGGTCGCGGCAGTAGAACCACAAAATGCTATCTGTGCATCTTTATTTGTTTCTCTACTAAAGCTGTGCACCTTGAGACGGTCAGTGATCTCACAACCCAAGCTTTCATTTCTTGCCTTAAGAGATTTATCGCTAGAAGAGGTAAACCTGATTCCATTTGCTGTGACAATGGCAAAAATTACGTCGGAGCAAACAATGAGTTGGGCAGAGTGTTGCAGTCAAACCTAAGTAGCATAACTGACTTTGCGACTAATAGGGGCATAAAGTTTGTTTTCAATCCCCCATACTCTCCAACTTTTGGCGGCCTCTGGGAGGCTGGCGTAAAGAGTGCCAAATTTCATCTTAAACGTATAGCAGGGAATGTTAGTCTTACATACGAGGGGTTAAGCACGCTTTTCACTCAAATTGAAGCGATCCTTAACTCCCGACCCCTAACTCCCTTATCACCTGACCCAAACGACCTTTCTCCTTTGACCCCAGGGCACTTCCTCATCGGGCGGCCGCTGACGTCACTACCAAGCCCGCAGAAGCCTGAAAACATGAAGATTCGCACAAGGTACCAGTTGGTCGAACAGCTCCGATGCAACTTCTGGGAGAGATGTGTTATATAtgggtacctatatttatatatCGGGAATAAGTGGGTAGGCAGTCGCGTAATAAATACTTGCCAAGCAACACGTCTTTTATTTAACAGTGGCGGCGAATGGTAAAATTATTGTGTAATTAAGTGTTTTATCGGTAAAAATGGCTGGCAAAGGTAAATTTTTTCGGAGTTTGATGTGAAAACGGGCAATTGGACCTTATATTGCGATAGGTTGGACATGTACTTTTTAGCTAATGGCGTTACGGACGATTTGAAACTACCAACCTTGATTGCAAACGTAGGTGAAAGTGCATATGAATTGATAGTGAATTTATGTAGTCCGGAAAAACCATCTACATTAACGTACGCTAAAGTGGTGAAATTAGTGAAGGATCACTTGGAACCCGTGCCATCGGCGTTAGCAGAACGTTATAAGTTTCGGCAATGCAGACAACAAAATGGCCAATCCATTGCCGAGTACGTGGCCACGTTAAAACAAATGGCGAGGTTTTGTGACTTCAGTAGCGTGACTAACGGGCTAGAAGAGAACCTCCGGGATCAACTAGTGTGCGGGATTACCAGTGACGCAATTCGACAGAGGTTATTTGCAGATAAAAAACTCGAATACAGTAAAGCGGTACTGATAGCGACTACAATGGAGTCGGCGGAGAAAGATTCTAGTGCGGTGGAATCTACGGCGATAGGAATGCACTACAATGCCAGCCAAAGTGGAAAAAAACTGTGTACAGCGTGCGGCGACACTAGACATGAGCGTTCCGCGTGCAAATTTAAGGATTACGTGTGCGACACGTGTTCACGTGTCGGTCATCTACGGCGTGTGTGTCCCGAAAAGGAGGGGCACAAAGCTAGGGCAAGACCAGGAGCGACCAAGAGTTGGGGAACCAGTCAGGAGTACGCAAGTGGCTCGGGAGGCCGCGGCTATAACGAGAGGGCGTTGACCGGCCGGGGAGGCAGCACGGCCGGCAGGAGGCGGCGAGGCGCGCGCTCGGGCGCGGCGCCCGCGCGCCAGCACTGCATCCGGGAGCACCCCGGGCCGGCCGAGGACGCCAGCTGGCGGGGCGACGGCGGCGAGGGCGCGGGCCCTAGCCGACCCACGGACAGCGACGACGAATGGCCGATATATCAAATGGGACTGAGTCAATATCCACCGGTATGTATGGAGATACTTGTGCAAAATATGCCATTAATTATGGAAATTGATACCGGATCTCCCCTTTCGTGTATAAATAATGACACTTATAAGAACAATTTCAGTCAACTAGAATTAAAGGCGTGCCGTATACGATTATTTGCTTATAATGGTTCCCGCATTTATCCTTTAGGCTACGTTGAAGTGAAAGTGTCGTATAACAACTGTGTTAAGACGTTGGATTTATATGTGATAGATAATGGAACCACTAATATATTAGGACGGCAATGGCTTGCCGAGTTAGATATTCAGGTTCCGCGATTAAAGGTATCGAGTGTCAATAAACTGGAGAAGGATTATGAAACCCCGTCTCTTACTATGAATGATATCCTTTCCAGGTTTAAAGATGTGTTCGACGGAACCCTGGGTTGCTTCACCGGCGGGCGGGCTACGCTGCAGCTGCGCGAGGGGGCGGTGCCTGTGTATTGCCGGGCGCGACCTTTGCCCTACGCGCTACGTCAGCGCGTGGACGCCGAATTGGACGCCATGCTGACGGCGGGCGTCATCACACCGGTCGACCACTCGGACTGGGCTACACCGCTGGTGGTGGCGCACAAGGCGGACGGCGCCATCAGACTGTGTGCGGACTACAAGGTTACGCTAAACAAGGTACTAATGGTAGATAGATATCCCGTGCCCAGAATTGATGACCTGTTAAGTAATATTAGTGGCTACAAATATTTTTCCAAGCTTGATCTATCACAGGCCTATAACCAGATTCTTTTGGATGATACGGCAAGATATACAGTGGTCAACACACATAGAGGTTTATTTCAATATAACCGTCTCGTTTATGGATTGTCCTCGAGTCCCGGCATATTTCAGAGGATCATGTTAAATTTGTTCAAAAATATGCCCCATGTTATTGTTTTTCTTGACGATATATTGATCACTAGTAAAACGATACAAGAACATAATCAACATATACAGGAGGTCTTACACATATTGCAAAGTAACGGGTTAAAAGTAAGAAAGGATAAATGCGAGTTTTTTGTAGATGAGGTTAAATATTTAGGGTTTATTATAAACAAAGACGGCGTGAGGGTTGACACGGATAAGGTGGCACCGATTATTAGAATGTCGCCTCCCACCAATGTTTCCGAATTAAGGTCATTCTTGGGTATGGTTAACTTTTACGGGAAATTTATTAAGCATTTGAGCGATATTCTGGTTCCTCTATACGAGTTACTTCGCAAAGGTAAACATTGGATGTGGGGTGGCAGGCAGAACGACAGTTTTATCAGAGTTAAGAAGGCCTTGTGCAGTGTGGAGGCCCTGGTACATTATGATATGCGCTTGCCTTGCCTGGTGACATGTGATGCGAGTGGACACGGCATTGCAGCGGTGCTTGCTCAAAGCAGCGGCGACGGGGTTGAGCGCGCCGTGGCGTATGCATCGCGCGCGTTAACGGCAGCGGAAATGCATTATAGTCAGGTGCATAAGGAGGCACTGGCCATAGTCTTTGCCATAAAAAAATTCCACCAGTATTTATACGGCCGTAATTTTGTTCTTCGCACTGATCACAAACCATTGGTTACGATTTTTGGACCCAACTGTGGTGTTCCAACAGCCGCCGCGAGTCGATTACAACGGTGGGCAATACTATTATCGGCATATGATTTTACTATTGAATATGTTCGTACTGATCAAAATACCGCGGATGCCTTATCTCGCATGATACAGGGCCATCGCGACAACGGGGTTCTGGAACGCGACGAGGTCCCTGAACAGACGTATTTACATTTTGCCTCTGACGCGATGTTGTTAGATTATAAGCTTCTACGTAACGAAACCTCTAAAGACATATTACTTAGTCGGGTGTTAAACTATTTAAAAGATGGTTGGCCGTTAGAGGTGGAGGTTAAAGAATTAAAACCGTTTTTAAATCGCAAAAGTGAACTATATGAAGAACTCGGGTGTATTATGTGGGGTCACCGGGTAGTTATACCAGAGGCATGTAAAGAAAAAGTGTTGCGAGAATTACATGAGCCACATATGGGTATTGTCAAGACTAAGGCTTTAGCCAGAAGCTACGTGTGGTGGCCTGGCATCGATGAGGCGGTCGAACGCGTTTGCCGCGCGTGCGCCGTATGTGCCGCGGTGGCGGACGCGCCGCCGGCCCACGAACCGCGCCTCTGGCCGTGGCCTGAACGTTCTTGGGTACGGTTGCATGCAGATTTCCTCGGTCCATTGGCAggtactaaatatttaatagtagTAGATCCACATTCAAAATGGATAGAGGCAATTAAAATGTCAGGTACGTCAGCGAGTTATGTAATAGACGTGTTTAGAGAAATGTGGGCGCGTTTCGGTTTACCAAAACAGCTGGTGACGGATAACGGTCCCCCATTTACGAGTACTGAATTTCAAGGTTTTTTAACCAGTAATGGAGTGGAACATATTTTTACCGCACCCTACCACCCAGCGTCGAACGGGGCTTGTGAGTCAGCGGTAAAGATATGTAAAAAGGTAATGAAAAAAAGTATGGAACAAGGGACTAATATGCATACGGCGTTATGTAGATTTTTGTTGAACTACCATAACACACCCCATTACGCCACGGGTTACCCTCCAGCCAAGCTGTTGCTAGGTAGGTCACTTCGAGCCAGATTAGACTGCTTAAAACCGGAGCTGACGTCACGGGCGCACGAGCATCAGGATCGCATTAGGAAGCAGGCGAAGGGTGTACAAAGAAGTTTT
This genomic interval carries:
- the LOC134666456 gene encoding uncharacterized protein K02A2.6-like, encoding MLTAGVITPVDHSDWATPLVVAHKADGAIRLCADYKVTLNKVLMVDRYPVPRIDDLLSNISGYKYFSKLDLSQAYNQILLDDTARYTVVNTHRGLFQYNRLVYGLSSSPGIFQRIMLNLFKNMPHVIVFLDDILITSKTIQEHNQHIQEVLHILQSNGLKVRKDKCEFFVDEVKYLGFIINKDGVRVDTDKVAPIIRMSPPTNVSELRSFLGMVNFYGKFIKHLSDILVPLYELLRKGKHWMWGGRQNDSFIRVKKALCSVEALVHYDMRLPCLVTCDASGHGIAAVLAQSSGDGVERAVAYASRALTAAEMHYSQVHKEALAIVFAIKKFHQYLYGRNFVLRTDHKPLVTIFGPNCGVPTAAASRLQRWAILLSAYDFTIEYVRTDQNTADALSRMIQGHRDNGVLERDEVPEQTYLHFASDAMLLDYKLLRNETSKDILLSRVLNYLKDGWPLEVEVKELKPFLNRKSELYEELGCIMWGHRVVIPEACKEKVLRELHEPHMGIVKTKALARSYVWWPGIDEAVERVCRACAVCAAVADAPPAHEPRLWPWPERSWVRLHADFLGPLAGTKYLIVVDPHSKWIEAIKMSGTSASYVIDVFREMWARFGLPKQLVTDNGPPFTSTEFQGFLTSNGVEHIFTAPYHPASNGACESAVKICKKVMKKSMEQGTNMHTALCRFLLNYHNTPHYATGYPPAKLLLGRSLRARLDCLKPELTSRAHEHQDRIRKQAKGVQRSFQVGDLIWYRKFGTNKTKWCPGRIVECLGGTNYSVKEESGAETVHRHVDQIRSRVIDQAGQSNPFKNLHETPQHRSLAYPLPSPGPAVGTEVNDDDDAAAGNAQAAPVETQPNITRNPPAAGQATPELLVANRPKRTRFPPVRYGLEID
- the LOC134666901 gene encoding uncharacterized protein LOC134666901, which encodes MPLKTPQLNTVTYGTACAPYLSTRCLVQLAMECSDPVVSKEATESDSHNLSKESSVLGVLWAPSTDTLRFEININKDEHKVTKRIILSNTWHFLIGRPLTSLPSPQKPENMKIRTSPEKPSTLTYAKVVKLVKDHLEPVPSALAERYKFRQCRQQNGQSIAEYVATLKQMARFCDFSSVTNGLEENLRDQLVCGITSDAIRQRLFADKKLEYSKAVLIATTMESAEKDSSAVESTAIGMHYNASQSGKKLCTACGDTRHERSACKFKDYVCDTCSRVGHLRRVCPEKEGHKARARPGATKSWGTSQEYASGSGGRGYNERALTGRGGSTAGRRRRGARSGAAPARQHCIREHPGPAEDASWRGDGGEGAGPSRPTDSDDEWPIYQMGLSQYPPV